The following proteins are encoded in a genomic region of Oryctolagus cuniculus chromosome 13, mOryCun1.1, whole genome shotgun sequence:
- the LAX1 gene encoding lymphocyte transmembrane adapter 1 isoform X2, with translation MGAITPTLSGMQGSTLEASSLEGGQDPSSGIIFGFATLLALLLVITASCILCTWNKRKKRRVPYLRVTGMPSLTLPRPGQRAKNIYDLLPPRQEDLGRCQSRSIRVFSTESLLSRNPDPPGHVPSQGSSTLQGHGARIPTVGFAVGIYDNAPVPHVCQTLVPSAHYGNDGAPRQRTSSASEDANDYVNVPAADAATEPPASACSAAEPPASVCSAPGCCFAHQGAQGLGFTEESHEDCDGAGDYSTLWCPADPLSEADSSSQASDDYVNMARLELAGSQETQLWAALQRCGDDGNVAPAQPDGSQQRAGGEATSSSPDSAAAGRAQGPGTHLQPVSRRLLASGEVVAFQPPAESQSCQLQRERTCSEDSSDYENVLAVQPGGQDAGTWLPPDQLRPRPPTGTPHDTVCPAGSLAAEEPQGDSGPP, from the exons ATGGGCGCCATCACCCCGACCCTGTCAGGAATGCAAGGGAGCACCCTggaggccagcagcctggaagg AGGTCAGGACCCGAGCAGCGGCATCATTTTTGGGTTCGCGACGCTCCTCGCTCTCCTGCTGGTCATCACGGCTTCCTGCATCCTGTGCACCTGGAACAAACGGAAGAAGC GTCGTGTCCCCTACCTACGGGTCACTGGCATGCCCTCACTGACTCTGCCTCGGCCTGGACAGCGAGCCAAAAATATTTATGACCTCTTGCCTCCAAGGCAAGAAGACCTGG GGAGATGTCAGTCCAGGAGCATCCGTGTCTTCAGTACCGAGAGCCTCCTCTCCAGAAACCCTGACCCCCCTGGGCACGTG CCCTCCCAAGGGAGCAGCACCCTGCAGGGGCACGGAGCCCGCATCCCCACCGTGGGGTTCGCAGTGGGTATCTATGACAACGCCCCCGTGCCCCACGTGTGCCAGACCCTGGTGCCCTCGGCGCACTACGGCAACGACGGGGCCCCCAGACAGCGGACGAGCTCTGCTTCGGAGGACGCCAACGACTATGTGAACGTCCCCGCGGCCGACGCGGCCACTGagccccccgcctctgcctgcagcgccgccgAGCCCCCcgcctccgtctgcagcgccccCGGGTGCTGCTTCGCTCACCAAGGcgcccaggggctggggttcaccGAGGAAAGCCACGAGGACTGTGATGGTGCCGGCGACTACAGCACTCTCTGGTGTCCAGCTGACCCGCTGAGCGAGGCGGACAGCTCCTCCCAGGCCTCGGACGACTACGTCAacatggccaggctggagctcGCGGGCAGCCAGGAGACTCAGCTCTGGGCGGCCTTGCAGCGCTGCGGGGATGACGGAAATGTGGCCCCGGCTCAACCAGACGGCAGCCAGCAGCGGGCTGGGGGAGAGGCCACCTCCTCCAGCCCAGACAGCGCAGCAGCGGGCAGGGCGCAGGGTCCAGGGACCCACCTCCAGCCTGTCTCaaggaggctgctggcttcaggggAGGTTGTGGCCTTTCAGCCACCTGCTGAGAGCCAGAGCTGTCAGCTGCAGCGCGAGAGGACGTGCAGCGAGGACTCGAGTGACTATGAGAATGTGCTCGCTGTCCAGCCGGGAGGCCAAGACGCTGgcacctggctccctcctgaCCAGTTAAGGCCCAGGCCCCCGACAGGAACGCCCCATGACACCGTCTGTCCTGCCGGCTCCTTAGCTGCCGAAGAGCCTCAGGGAGACTCTGGGCCACCCTAG
- the LAX1 gene encoding lymphocyte transmembrane adapter 1 isoform X3 produces MPSLTLPRPGQRAKNIYDLLPPRQEDLGRCQSRSIRVFSTESLLSRNPDPPGHVPSQGSSTLQGHGARIPTVGFAVGIYDNAPVPHVCQTLVPSAHYGNDGAPRQRTSSASEDANDYVNVPAADAATEPPASACSAAEPPASVCSAPGCCFAHQGAQGLGFTEESHEDCDGAGDYSTLWCPADPLSEADSSSQASDDYVNMARLELAGSQETQLWAALQRCGDDGNVAPAQPDGSQQRAGGEATSSSPDSAAAGRAQGPGTHLQPVSRRLLASGEVVAFQPPAESQSCQLQRERTCSEDSSDYENVLAVQPGGQDAGTWLPPDQLRPRPPTGTPHDTVCPAGSLAAEEPQGDSGPP; encoded by the exons ATGCCCTCACTGACTCTGCCTCGGCCTGGACAGCGAGCCAAAAATATTTATGACCTCTTGCCTCCAAGGCAAGAAGACCTGG GGAGATGTCAGTCCAGGAGCATCCGTGTCTTCAGTACCGAGAGCCTCCTCTCCAGAAACCCTGACCCCCCTGGGCACGTG CCCTCCCAAGGGAGCAGCACCCTGCAGGGGCACGGAGCCCGCATCCCCACCGTGGGGTTCGCAGTGGGTATCTATGACAACGCCCCCGTGCCCCACGTGTGCCAGACCCTGGTGCCCTCGGCGCACTACGGCAACGACGGGGCCCCCAGACAGCGGACGAGCTCTGCTTCGGAGGACGCCAACGACTATGTGAACGTCCCCGCGGCCGACGCGGCCACTGagccccccgcctctgcctgcagcgccgccgAGCCCCCcgcctccgtctgcagcgccccCGGGTGCTGCTTCGCTCACCAAGGcgcccaggggctggggttcaccGAGGAAAGCCACGAGGACTGTGATGGTGCCGGCGACTACAGCACTCTCTGGTGTCCAGCTGACCCGCTGAGCGAGGCGGACAGCTCCTCCCAGGCCTCGGACGACTACGTCAacatggccaggctggagctcGCGGGCAGCCAGGAGACTCAGCTCTGGGCGGCCTTGCAGCGCTGCGGGGATGACGGAAATGTGGCCCCGGCTCAACCAGACGGCAGCCAGCAGCGGGCTGGGGGAGAGGCCACCTCCTCCAGCCCAGACAGCGCAGCAGCGGGCAGGGCGCAGGGTCCAGGGACCCACCTCCAGCCTGTCTCaaggaggctgctggcttcaggggAGGTTGTGGCCTTTCAGCCACCTGCTGAGAGCCAGAGCTGTCAGCTGCAGCGCGAGAGGACGTGCAGCGAGGACTCGAGTGACTATGAGAATGTGCTCGCTGTCCAGCCGGGAGGCCAAGACGCTGgcacctggctccctcctgaCCAGTTAAGGCCCAGGCCCCCGACAGGAACGCCCCATGACACCGTCTGTCCTGCCGGCTCCTTAGCTGCCGAAGAGCCTCAGGGAGACTCTGGGCCACCCTAG
- the LAX1 gene encoding lymphocyte transmembrane adapter 1 isoform X1, protein MQNTNPFAFSPGSQPQRRSGSVADTPAGGCEPEQAEKLKTGHTSEAAGRWAPSPRPCQECKGAPWRPAAWKGRVPYLRVTGMPSLTLPRPGQRAKNIYDLLPPRQEDLGRCQSRSIRVFSTESLLSRNPDPPGHVPSQGSSTLQGHGARIPTVGFAVGIYDNAPVPHVCQTLVPSAHYGNDGAPRQRTSSASEDANDYVNVPAADAATEPPASACSAAEPPASVCSAPGCCFAHQGAQGLGFTEESHEDCDGAGDYSTLWCPADPLSEADSSSQASDDYVNMARLELAGSQETQLWAALQRCGDDGNVAPAQPDGSQQRAGGEATSSSPDSAAAGRAQGPGTHLQPVSRRLLASGEVVAFQPPAESQSCQLQRERTCSEDSSDYENVLAVQPGGQDAGTWLPPDQLRPRPPTGTPHDTVCPAGSLAAEEPQGDSGPP, encoded by the exons ATGCAAAATACAAACCCATTTGCCTTTTCTCCTGGGAGTCAGCCCcagaggaggagtgggagtgtggcaGACACGCCGGCTGGCGGCTGTGAGCCAGAGCAGGCCGAGAAGCTGAAGACGGGGCATACCTCAGAGGCTGCTGGACGATGGGCGCCATCACCCCGACCCTGTCAGGAATGCAAGGGAGCACCCTggaggccagcagcctggaagg GTCGTGTCCCCTACCTACGGGTCACTGGCATGCCCTCACTGACTCTGCCTCGGCCTGGACAGCGAGCCAAAAATATTTATGACCTCTTGCCTCCAAGGCAAGAAGACCTGG GGAGATGTCAGTCCAGGAGCATCCGTGTCTTCAGTACCGAGAGCCTCCTCTCCAGAAACCCTGACCCCCCTGGGCACGTG CCCTCCCAAGGGAGCAGCACCCTGCAGGGGCACGGAGCCCGCATCCCCACCGTGGGGTTCGCAGTGGGTATCTATGACAACGCCCCCGTGCCCCACGTGTGCCAGACCCTGGTGCCCTCGGCGCACTACGGCAACGACGGGGCCCCCAGACAGCGGACGAGCTCTGCTTCGGAGGACGCCAACGACTATGTGAACGTCCCCGCGGCCGACGCGGCCACTGagccccccgcctctgcctgcagcgccgccgAGCCCCCcgcctccgtctgcagcgccccCGGGTGCTGCTTCGCTCACCAAGGcgcccaggggctggggttcaccGAGGAAAGCCACGAGGACTGTGATGGTGCCGGCGACTACAGCACTCTCTGGTGTCCAGCTGACCCGCTGAGCGAGGCGGACAGCTCCTCCCAGGCCTCGGACGACTACGTCAacatggccaggctggagctcGCGGGCAGCCAGGAGACTCAGCTCTGGGCGGCCTTGCAGCGCTGCGGGGATGACGGAAATGTGGCCCCGGCTCAACCAGACGGCAGCCAGCAGCGGGCTGGGGGAGAGGCCACCTCCTCCAGCCCAGACAGCGCAGCAGCGGGCAGGGCGCAGGGTCCAGGGACCCACCTCCAGCCTGTCTCaaggaggctgctggcttcaggggAGGTTGTGGCCTTTCAGCCACCTGCTGAGAGCCAGAGCTGTCAGCTGCAGCGCGAGAGGACGTGCAGCGAGGACTCGAGTGACTATGAGAATGTGCTCGCTGTCCAGCCGGGAGGCCAAGACGCTGgcacctggctccctcctgaCCAGTTAAGGCCCAGGCCCCCGACAGGAACGCCCCATGACACCGTCTGTCCTGCCGGCTCCTTAGCTGCCGAAGAGCCTCAGGGAGACTCTGGGCCACCCTAG